From the Achromobacter xylosoxidans A8 genome, the window GATCAGCTCGGGTGCGTCGTAACACACCAGCGCATCCAGCTTGTCGTCCAGCAGCAGATCCGCCATGGCGCGATACCCGCCAGCCTGCACGTCGAGGGCAACGCCCGGCTGCGCCTGGTTGAAGGCATGGATCAACGGCGCCAGGCTCAGTTTGCCCATATCCGTGGCCACGCCGATCCGTAGCTCGCCTTGGTGGCCGCCGCGCACGTCCATGACTGTCTGGGCCAGCCCGCGCGCCTGCGCCACCACGGCTTCCATCATGGGCAGGACCTGGCGGCCCATTTCCGTCGGACGCTTGGCATTGCCCATGCGCTCGAACAACTTGAATCCCAACTGCGATTCCAGTTCAGCCAGGGTTTTCGAGACCGCTGATTCGCTCACGTTCGCGGCCACGGCGACCTCCTTGGCCGAGGGCGCATCGCGCAAGGCCAGCGCAATCTGCAAATGCCGCAGCTTGAGGCGGGAGGCTAGGGACTCCAGGGATGGCTTGAGCATTTCCTCAATACCTTGAGCAAATAATTCACTATACGGTAAAGCCAGGCGATCCGATCATAGTGGCATAGCGCGTGGCCATGGGCCGATCCGAGGGCATCAGATCCGCGGACGTGAAGCCGCGCCGACAGGAGACCGACTTGCTGGACCGCACCCGACTACTTGCCTTCATCCTTGCCGCCGCGACGACGGCCTGCCTGCCACCCAGCGCCATGGCCCAGGAGCCGGCCGGCGGCGACAAGGTCGTACGCCTGATAGTCGGCTACGCAGCGGGCGGCGCGGCCGACGCCGTGGCCCGCGCCTACGCCGAACAGCTGCAGACGGCGGGGTATGCCAATGTCATCGTCGAGAATCGTCCCGGCGCATCGGGACGGCTGGGTTTCGATGTGGTGAAGCGGGCCAAGGCAGACGGCCTGATCTTGTATCTCGGCTCGTCGCCAATGTTCGTGATCTTTCCCCTGACCTACAAGAAGCTGGGGTACGACCCGGATCACGACTTGCGCCCCGTCGCTCTGGTGGCGGACGTGCCTACCGGCGCTGTAACGGGCGCCACCCAACCGTATGGCAGCATGGCTGAATACGTGCAATGGGCCAAGCAGGCAGGCGCCAAGGCGACCTTGGGCCTGGCGACGCAAGGCAGTCCCGGTCAGCTTGGAACCATAGAGATGGGCAGCCAGAACGGCCTCGAAGTCGTGCCGGTACTCTACCGCGGCGCTGCGCCCATGCTGGTGGACGTGGCCGGCGGCGAGGTATCGATGGGCTGGGACGCCGTCGCCAGCATGCTGCCGCTGTACAACGCCGGCAAGGTGAAATTCCTGGGCGTGGCCGGCAGCCGCCGCCTGCCCACGCTGCCCAATGTGCCGACGCTGCTGGAACAGGGCTACCCGCAGTACCAGCACGCCGCCAGCTGGTATGGCGTGTACGCGCCCGCAGCCACGCCGGACGCCACCATCGCCCAGCTGGAACAGGCTTTCATCGCGGCCGGCAAGCGGCCGGCGCTGGTGGAAAAACTGCAGACTGCGGGCTTCCTGGTCGAACCCCAGGACGCACAGGCCGCCAAGCGCCGCATCGGCGTCGAGCGCGCGCACTGGGCCCCCATCGTCAAAGCCGCCGGCATTTCCTTCGACGAATAGGCGGAACGTGGCTTCGATGAGCGATTCTCTTTGCGAGCTGAGCGCGGTCGAGGCCGCGCGCCTGGTCCGAACCAAGGCCGTGTCCCCGGTAGAGCTGGTACGCGCCTCGCTGGACCGGGCCGAGCGACTGCAACCCGTCCTGAACTGTTTCATCACCTTGTGCGCCGACCAGGCTATCGCCGAGGCCAGGCTTGCCGAAGCCGCGCTGATGCGCGGCGATGCGGCGGGCCTCTTGCATGGCCTGCCCTACACGGTGAAGGACCTGGTCAATACCGCGGGCGTGCGGACCACCTTCGGCGCCGTGCCGTTCAGCGCGAACGTGCCGGCCGAAGACGCCGTGGCGGTGGCGCGGCTGCGCCAGCATGGCGCCATCCTGATCGGCAAGACCACGACGCCTGAGTTCGGCTCCAAGTCGATGACCGATTCCCCGCTGTTCGGCCATACCCGCAACGCCTGGAACCTGGAACGCACCTGCGGCGGTTCGAGCGGCGGCGCCGCCGCGGCGACGGCCGCCGGCATCACGGCGCTGGCGGTGGCCAGCGATGGCGGCGGCTCCACCCGCATTCCCGCCGCGTGCAACGGCGTGGTGGGATTCAAGCAAAGCCTGGGCGCGATACCGCACAGCCAGGCGCAGGACGCCATCGGCAACCAGACCTATGTGACGCCGACCACGCGCAGCGTGGCCGATACCCGTTTGATGATGGCGGCCATGGCCGGCCCGCACGATTGCGATCCGTGGTCCCTGGGCGTGCCCCGCGCCGACTACGCCGGCGCGGCGGCCTCCCACGAAACGCTGCGCGGCAAGCGCATACGCTACTGCGCCGCCCCGCCCGGCCGCCCCGTGGCTGCCGACGTGCGCCGCGCATTCGAGGCGGCACTGGCGCGCCTGGCCGATCTGGGCGCGGAAGTCGAGCCGTTCGACGGCGCGGGCTTCGATGTCGAGCCGATCTGGCGCGTCATCAACCATACCGTCTGGCGCACTCGCTTCCTGCCCCTGATCGAGCGCGAACCCGACGCCTACAGCGCCACCTTCCGGCGGCAGATCGCCACCGCCGCGGCGTTCAGCGCCCAGCAATACCAGGAAGCCATGTTTGCCCGCACCGCGCTCTATCGCAAGGTGCAGGCGCTGTTCGATCAGGCCGACCTGCTGGCCATGCCGACCATGTCCCGCACCGCCTTGCCGCTGGGCACGGACATCTTCGACACCATCGACATTGACGGCCGCTCGTTCGGCGACATCCGCGCCCATTGGTATCCGTGGACCATGCTGTTCAACCTGACCGGCCACCCCGCCGTCAGCGTGCCTTGCGGACTGGGCCAGGATGGCCTGCCGCTGGGCTTGCAACTGGTTGGCCCCTGCCACGGCGACCTGCAGCTGCTGCTGGCCGCCGAGGCCTACGAGCAGGCCTGCGCGCCGCCGCCGCGGCCGCCGGTGATGGCATAGTCCGCGTCCCGGCCTATCGCGTCGACAGCTCCGACCACTGTGCCAGCGGCAAGGGCGGCTGCGCATGCAGGATGCGGCCCAGCACCAGCTTCAGTTCAGCCCAGCCGCCGCGCTCGGTGGGCCAGCTGGACGGCGTCACCGCCTGCCAGCTGCCGTCCGCCGCGCGTTCCGCCATCTTGAAGCGGAAGGTGTAATGGCCCGCCATGCCCATGCGCAGGTCCGTCACCACCAGCGCGTTGCCTATGACGTCGTAGCGTAGCCAGTCGTCCGTGAACCAGCGCAGGCGCTGGTGCAGCGGCGCGTCCGCCAGCGCCTGCGCCACGTCCAGATTGAGCGGCTGGCGCAGCCATTCCGGCGGATCCCGGTCGAACAGGCTGCTGACCGATTCGTAATAGTGGCCGTCGGGCGTCTTGGCGATGACGCGCCACACCAGCGTGTTGAAAGGCATGGGCACGGCGCGCAGTTCGCTGACGGCAATGCCCTGCGCCTGCATCGCCTCGCGCACGCGGTCCTCGGCGGCAATGCGCGCGGCCAGCCCGAATCCCAGGTAGGCCGTGCTGAAGACCAGCGCGGCGGCCAGCAGCCTGCGCGCGGTGCGCGTCATGCCGAAGCCGACGGCGAACAGCACCGCCAGCAGCAACGGCACGGTATAGACCGGGTCGATGATGAACACGGCGGCCCAGCTTTCAGGGATGAGCGCCAGCGGCCAGAACAGCTGCGTCCCGTAGACCGTGAAGGCGTCCAGCACGGGATGGGTCACCAGCACCAGCCATAAGGTCAGGAACAGCCGGCGTCCGCTGTACGGCGCCTGCGGCCAGTATTTGCGGATCAGCCAGGTCAGGAAAACCGCCAGGCCGGTCAGCACGAAGACCGAATGCGAGAAACCGCGGTGGTAGGTCATGAGCGACACCGGGTCCGGGTAGCTCATCAGCACGTCCAGGTCCGGCACTGTCGCCAGCGCCGCGCCGTAGATCAGCGCCCGGCGCCCCTGCACCCGTCCCAACAGGGCGCCCTGTATGCCCGCGCCCAGCACCGCCTGCGTAACCGAATCCATAACTCTCCAACATTTAGCTTCATCCAGACGGACTATACGGCGCACCGGCAGTTCCGCAGGCGTTAACATACCCGATTGCGTTCAGCTAAATTTCAACTTTGTATCCATGGACCAATACGTCGACCAGATCGCGATGTTCATCGAGGCCAACCAGGCCTGGGCGGGCCCGATTACCTTCCTGCTCACCCTCGGCGAATCGATGGTGCTGCTGGGCCTGTTCATCCCGGCCACGGCCCTGATGCTGCTGACCGGCGGCCTGATCGGCGCGGGCACCCTGAACCCCTGGAGCATCATCGCCTGGGGCATCGCCGGCGCCATCGTGGGCGACGCCCTGTCCTACTGGCTGGGCCGCTGGGCCGGTCCCGGCGTCCTGCGCCGCTGGCCGCTGAAGCAACAGCGCAGCGGCGTGGCGCGCGCCCGCCTGTTCTTCTACCGCTACGGCTTCGCTTCCGTGCTGATCGGCCGCTTTCTGGGGCCTATCCGCTCCACCATCCCCACGGTCGCCGGCGTGATGGGCATGGGACACAGCCGCTTCCAGCTGGCCAACGTCACGTCCGCCATCCTGTGGATGCCGTTGATGCTGGCGCCGGGCTACATCACGGCGCGCAGCCTGGGCACGGCGGACAATGCGCAACAGATTGCCATGATGATCGGCGCGGGACTCTCGGTGCTGCTAGGATGCGGGCTGTTGATAGCCATGCTGCGCAAGCGCCGGGTCCCGGCGCGCCAACGCCGCGGCAACTGAACCGGAGAGAGGGGCCATGGCCATAGATGGGGAGCCCAGGAATGGCGACTTCGCGCGCTATATCGAGAACCTGACGCGTGCCGGCGGCGTAACGCCGGGGCAGGTTCCCGACAAGCGGGCGCAATCCCGCCCGGCAGCTCCCCCGCCCCCTCCCGCGCCCCCGGCCTCTCCCTCTGAAACGCTATCCGGCGCGCCCTGGGGCAAGCCGGCCCCGCCGCCCCTGCAATCGC encodes:
- a CDS encoding DedA family protein; protein product: MDQYVDQIAMFIEANQAWAGPITFLLTLGESMVLLGLFIPATALMLLTGGLIGAGTLNPWSIIAWGIAGAIVGDALSYWLGRWAGPGVLRRWPLKQQRSGVARARLFFYRYGFASVLIGRFLGPIRSTIPTVAGVMGMGHSRFQLANVTSAILWMPLMLAPGYITARSLGTADNAQQIAMMIGAGLSVLLGCGLLIAMLRKRRVPARQRRGN
- a CDS encoding Bug family tripartite tricarboxylate transporter substrate binding protein gives rise to the protein MLDRTRLLAFILAAATTACLPPSAMAQEPAGGDKVVRLIVGYAAGGAADAVARAYAEQLQTAGYANVIVENRPGASGRLGFDVVKRAKADGLILYLGSSPMFVIFPLTYKKLGYDPDHDLRPVALVADVPTGAVTGATQPYGSMAEYVQWAKQAGAKATLGLATQGSPGQLGTIEMGSQNGLEVVPVLYRGAAPMLVDVAGGEVSMGWDAVASMLPLYNAGKVKFLGVAGSRRLPTLPNVPTLLEQGYPQYQHAASWYGVYAPAATPDATIAQLEQAFIAAGKRPALVEKLQTAGFLVEPQDAQAAKRRIGVERAHWAPIVKAAGISFDE
- a CDS encoding metal-dependent hydrolase; this translates as MDSVTQAVLGAGIQGALLGRVQGRRALIYGAALATVPDLDVLMSYPDPVSLMTYHRGFSHSVFVLTGLAVFLTWLIRKYWPQAPYSGRRLFLTLWLVLVTHPVLDAFTVYGTQLFWPLALIPESWAAVFIIDPVYTVPLLLAVLFAVGFGMTRTARRLLAAALVFSTAYLGFGLAARIAAEDRVREAMQAQGIAVSELRAVPMPFNTLVWRVIAKTPDGHYYESVSSLFDRDPPEWLRQPLNLDVAQALADAPLHQRLRWFTDDWLRYDVIGNALVVTDLRMGMAGHYTFRFKMAERAADGSWQAVTPSSWPTERGGWAELKLVLGRILHAQPPLPLAQWSELSTR
- a CDS encoding amidase, coding for MSDSLCELSAVEAARLVRTKAVSPVELVRASLDRAERLQPVLNCFITLCADQAIAEARLAEAALMRGDAAGLLHGLPYTVKDLVNTAGVRTTFGAVPFSANVPAEDAVAVARLRQHGAILIGKTTTPEFGSKSMTDSPLFGHTRNAWNLERTCGGSSGGAAAATAAGITALAVASDGGGSTRIPAACNGVVGFKQSLGAIPHSQAQDAIGNQTYVTPTTRSVADTRLMMAAMAGPHDCDPWSLGVPRADYAGAAASHETLRGKRIRYCAAPPGRPVAADVRRAFEAALARLADLGAEVEPFDGAGFDVEPIWRVINHTVWRTRFLPLIEREPDAYSATFRRQIATAAAFSAQQYQEAMFARTALYRKVQALFDQADLLAMPTMSRTALPLGTDIFDTIDIDGRSFGDIRAHWYPWTMLFNLTGHPAVSVPCGLGQDGLPLGLQLVGPCHGDLQLLLAAEAYEQACAPPPRPPVMA
- a CDS encoding LysR family transcriptional regulator → MLKPSLESLASRLKLRHLQIALALRDAPSAKEVAVAANVSESAVSKTLAELESQLGFKLFERMGNAKRPTEMGRQVLPMMEAVVAQARGLAQTVMDVRGGHQGELRIGVATDMGKLSLAPLIHAFNQAQPGVALDVQAGGYRAMADLLLDDKLDALVCYDAPELIAPGLGRLRLVAPQPLVVVANARLSPLAARRRLTLKDLHAQPWCKPRPGTMMHDKLTALFLGADLSLPLRGIQVSDLLLTDEFIRSTDYLVMLPLAAAQRLTRAAEAVILPVDLHEHNPPTIIAWQRAAERHPPLHRFLQFCGAPQDGKTIE